The Prunus persica cultivar Lovell chromosome G7, Prunus_persica_NCBIv2, whole genome shotgun sequence genome has a segment encoding these proteins:
- the LOC18771577 gene encoding pectinesterase — MAFQDFDQISERRKAERARKMRKRIIIAVVVVVLLILIAVGAYLLLNKLNSKKGNAKQDKTANSKPAPAKAQPKNDQAKKKEPTKGEKIMKQMCGATDYEDKCESIIGKAKGASKPKEFIKTAISAASDEARIAYSKSSELTFNSPEEKGAFEDCKVLFEDAMDELGDAISQIGNTTASGKIRTGLLNTWLSAVISYQQTCVDGFPDGKLKSDLEKMLQASKEFTSNSLAMLSLLSQFQLPVTAAVSGAKRRLLAQNKDGFPTWMSHEERRVLKKNDEKPTPNVTVAKDGSGNFKTISEALAAMPAKYEGRYIIYVKGGVYDETVIVTKKMPNVTIYGDGSQKSIITGNKNFADGVRTFQTASFAALGEGFMAKSMGFRNTAGPEKHQAVAARVQADRAIFLNCRFEGYQDTLYAQTHRQFYKSCVISGTVDFIFGDAAAIFQNCLIYVRKPMENQQNIVTAQGRTDKRETTGIVLQNCKIMPDKDLEPVKSQFKTYLGRPWKEFSRTIVMGSTIEDLIHPDGWTPWQGDFALKTLYYAEYNNKGPGAKTDNRVKWSGYKVIDKQEAMKYTVGPFLKGNAWLRVKGVPVRFGLSEN; from the exons ATGGCATTCCAGGATTTTGACCAGATATCCGAACGCCGAAAGGCTGAGAGGGCACGTAAAATGAGGAAGAGAATTATCATCGCAGTTGTCGTCGTCGTGCTGCTTATTCTGATTGCTGTCGGAGCCTATTTACTTTTGAACAAACTTAATAGTAAGAAGGGCAATGCTAAGCAAGACAAAACAGCCAATTCTAAGCCTGCTCCGGCAAAAGCTCAACCCAAGAACGATCAAGCCAAGAAGAAAGAGCCGACAAAAGGTGAGAAGATAATGAAGCAGATGTGTGGCGCAACGGACTACGAGGACAAGTGCGAGAGCATCATCGGAAAGGCAAAGGGCGCATCTAAACCAAAGGAATTCATCAAGACCGCTATCTCAGCAGCCTCGGATGAGGCCAGGATTGCCTACAGCAAATCCAGCGAGCTCACTTTTAACAGCCCAGAAGAGAAGGGAGCATTTGAGGATTGCAAAGTGCTGTTTGAAGATGCCATGGACGAATTAGGGGATGCCATTTCTCAAATTGGCAACACAACTGCTTCGGGGAAGATTCGAACCGGTCTCTTGAACACTTGGCTGAGTGCAGTCATATCTTACCAGCAGACGTGTGTTGATGGGTTTCCTGATGGAAAATTGAAGTCTGACTTGGAGAAGATGTTGCAGGCCTCCAAGGAATTCACCAGCAATTCCTTGGCCATGCTTTCACTCCTTTCCCAATTCCAGCTACCGGTTACAGCAGCAGTTTCAGGAGcaaaacgtcgtcttctagCACAGAACAAGGATGGGTTTCCTACCTGGATGAGCCATGAGGAGCGAAGGGTGTTGAAGAAAAACGATGAGAAGCCCACACCTAATGTGACTGTGGCAAAAGATGGCAGTGGAAACTTCAAAACCATTAGTGAAGCCTTGGCAGCCATGCCTGCAAAATATGAAGGACG ATATATCATCTACGTTAAAGGAGGAGTCTATGATGAGACTGTGATTGTGACAAAAAAGATGCCAAATGTTACCATATACGGTGATGGGTCACAGAAGAGCATCATCACCGGGAATAAGAACTTTGCGGACGGAGTTAGGACATTCCAAACTGCATCTTTTG CGGCCTTAGGAGAAGGTTTTATGGCAAAGTCCATGGGATTCAGAAACACGGCAGGTCCTGAGAAGCATCAGGCAGTGGCAGCAAGAGTCCAAGCAGACCGTGCTATTTTTCTCAACTGCCGATTTGAAGGGTACCAAGACACCTTGTATGCACAAACCCATCGGCAGTTCTATAAGAGCTGTGTTATTTCAGGCACCGTTGATTTCATCTTTGGTGACGCTGCTGCTATCTTTCAGAACTGCTTGATCTACGTCAGGAAACCTAtggaaaaccaacaaaacatTGTTACTGCCCAGGGACGGACTGACAAAAGGGAAACCACAGGAATAGTTCTGCAGAATTGCAAAATCATGCCTGACAAAGATCTTGAGCCAGTAAAGTCTCAGTTCAAGACCTACCTCGGGAGGCCATGGAAGGAATTCTCAAGAACCATAGTGATGGGCTCAACAATTGAGGATCTGATTCACCCAGATGGATGGACACCATGGCAAGGAGACTTTGCACTGAAAACGCTGTATTATGCAGAGTATAACAACAAGGGACCAGGTGCCAAGACTGATAACAGGGTCAAGTGGTCTGGATACAAAGTCATTGACAAGCAAGAGGCTATGAAATATACTGTAGGGCCTTTCTTGAAAGGGAATGCTTGGCTCAGGGTCAAGGGGGTTCCTGTTCGCTTCGGCCTATCTGAAAACTAA
- the LOC18770026 gene encoding pectinesterase/pectinesterase inhibitor PPE8B has translation MASHNPLPAGKQLLLLVLLCAFFSSSFIPFASCSITDDLQTQCLKVSATEFAGSLKDTIDAVQQVASILSQFANAFGDFRLANAISDCLDLLDFSADELNWSLSASQNQKGKNNSTGKLSSDLRTWLSAALVNQDTCSNGFEGTNSIVQGLISAGLGQVTSLVQELLTQVHPNSNQQGPNGQIPSWVKTKDRKLLQADGVSVDAIVAQDGTGNFTNVTDAVLAAPDYSMRRYVIYIKRGTYRENVEIKKKKWNLMMIGDGMDATIISGNRSFVDGWTTFRSATFAVSGRGFIARDITFENTAGPEKHQAVALRSDSDLSVFYRCNIRGYQDTLYTHTMRQFYRDCKISGTVDFIFGDATVVFQNCQILAKKGLPNQKNSITAQGRKDPNEPTGISIQFCNITADSDLEAASVNSTPTYLGRPWKLYSRTVIMQSFLSNVIRPEGWLEWNGDFALNSLFYGEYMNYGPGAGLGSRVKWPGYQVFNESTQAKNYTVAQFIEGNLWLPSTGVKYTAEFGV, from the exons ATGGCTTCTCATAATCCATTGCCTGCTGGGAAGCAACTGCTTTTGTTAGTCTTATTGTGTGCTTTTTTCAGCAGCAGCTTCATCCCATTTGCTAGCTGCAGCATCACAGATGATTTACAGACACAGTGTTTGAAGGTGTCTGCTACAGAATTTGCAGGCTCTTTGAAGGACACCATTGATGCTGTGCAACAGGTGGCCTCCATTCTCTCTCAGTTTGCAAATGCTTTCGGAGATTTTCGGCTTGCCAACGCCATTTCCGACTGCCTTGATTTGCTTGACTTCTCTGCTGATGAGTTGAACTGGTCTCTCTCTGCTTCCCAGAATCAGAAGG GCAAAAATAACAGCACTGGGAAGCTAAGTTCTGATCTGAGGACATGGTTGAGCGCTGCCCTTGTTAACCAGGACACATGCAGTAATGGGTTTGAAGGCACCAACAGCATCGTCCAAGGGCTGATCTCAGCTGGCCTTGGCCAAGTAACCTCTTTAGTCCAAGAACTTCTTACCCAAGTGCACCCAAATTCTAATCAGCAGGGGCCTAATGGCCAAATCCCTTCATGGGTTAAAACCAAAGATCGAAAACTACTTCAAGCCGATGGGGTCTCTGTTGATGCCATTGTAGCTCAAGATGGCACTGGAAATTTCACAAATGTGACGGATGCCGTGTTAGCAGCACCAGATTATAGCATGAGAAGATATGTTATATACATCAAGAGAGGCACATACAGAGAGAATGTGGagattaagaagaaaaaatggaaCCTAATGATGATTGGAGATGGTATGGATGCTACTATAATCTCTGGTAACAGAAGCTTTGTGGATGGCTGGACCACATTTAGATCTGCAACCTTTG CTGTTAGCGGCAGAGGGTTCATAGCAAGAGACATAACATTTGAGAACACAGCAGGACCAGAGAAGCACCAAGCAGTGGCACTAAGATCAGATTCTGACCTTTCAGTTTTCTACAGATGCAACATAAGGGGCTACCAAGACACACTCTACACACACACAATGCGCCAATTCTACAGAGACTGCAAAATCAGTGGCACTGTTGACTTCATTTTTGGTGATGCCACAGTTGTGTTCCAAAACTGCCAAATCCTAGCCAAAAAAGGCCTCCCAAACCAAAAGAACAGCATCACAGCCCAAGGCCGCAAGGACCCAAATGAGCCAACAGGAATTTCAATCCAATTCTGCAACATAACTGCAGATTCAGACTTGGAAGCTGCCTCAGTCAACTCCACACCCACTTACCTTGGCAGGCCATGGAAGCTATATTCAAGAACTGTAATTATGCAGTCTTTCTTGAGCAATGTCATAAGGCCTGAAGGGTGGCTTGAGTGGAATGGTGACTTTGCTTTGAATTCATTGTTTTATGGAGAGTACATGAATTATGGACCCGGGGCAGGTCTCGGTAGCCGGGTCAAGTGGCCCGGCTATCAAGTGTTCAACGAGTCTACTCAGGCCAAGAACTATACTGTGGCCCAGTTTATTGAAGGCAACCTGTGGTTGCCCTCTACTGGTGTCAAATATACTGCAGAATTTGGGGTTTAA
- the LOC18770784 gene encoding DNA repair protein RAD51 homolog isoform X2 codes for MRVFAQLKLLHTLQERIFCRSKESAKLKLTRSLKQHPNLCLWVLLVLVSSTLRDSKSFRLLPDQENLIRYWREESRLDLLLRYMLPLDQGGGEGKAMYIDAEGTFRPQRLLQIAERFGLNGADVLENVAYARAYNTDHQSRLLLEAASMMVETRFALMIVDSATALYRTDFSGRGELSARQMHLAKFLRSLQKLADEFGVAVVITNQVVAQVDGSAIFAGPQVKPIGGNIMAHASTTRLAVRKGRGEERICKVISSPCLAEAEARFQISPEGVTDVKD; via the exons ATGCGGGTCTTTGCACAGTTGAAGCTGTTGCATACTCTCCAAGAAAGGATCTTCTGCAGATCAAAGGAATCAGCGAAGCTAAAGTTGACAAGATCATTGAAGCAG CATCCAAACTTGTGCCTTTGGGTTTTACTAGTGCTAGTCAGCTCCACGCTCAGAGACTCGAAATCATTCAGATTACTTCCGGATCAAGAGAACTTGATAAGATATTGGAGG GAGGAATCGAGACTGGATCTATTACTGAGATATATG CTCCCATTGGATCAAGGAGGTGGTGAGGGAAAAGCAATGTACATTGATGCTGAGGGTACTTTCAGGCCACAGAGACTCTTACAGATAGCAGAGAG gtttggactcaatggTGCTGATGTCTTGGAGAATGTGGCATATGCTAGAGCTTATAACACGGACCATCAGTCAAGGCTCTTGCTTGAAGCAGCTTCCATGATGGTAGAAACAAG GTTTGCTCTCATGATAGTAGATAGTGCTACAGCCCTCTACAGAACAGATTTCTCAGGAAGAGGAGAACTTTCAGCCCGGCAAATGCATCTTGCAAAGTTTCTACGGAGCCTACAGAAGTTAGCAGATGAG TTCGGTGTGGCTGTTGTTATCACAAATCAAGTAGTTGCACAAGTGGATGGTTCTGCAATCTTTGCCGGGCCTCAAGTTAAGCCTATTGGTGGTAACATCATGGCGCATGCTTCCACAACAAG GCTTGCTGTCCGGAAAGGAAGAGGCGAGGAGCGGATCTGTAAAGTAATAAGTTCTCCTTGTCTGGCTGAGGCCGAAGCACGGTTTCAGATCTCTCCGGAAGGTGTCACTGATGTCAAGGACTAA
- the LOC18770135 gene encoding pectinesterase, with protein sequence MLKFVVVFWALGGASVLGAGQANDSYQIYVQKECSFTRYPSICVQTMMGSGLGHVDIMLALANKTISETMLATFEFVNFSSQFKLGGKLGACEPQRVHSVKDYYCEELMNMSLKRLDQSLLALKQSPRKNKHDIQAWLSAALTFQDTCKDYASGQISKRIDNASQLVSNLLALVNRITSNHTTTVTNHRSVDQGLFAKWVSQRDRKLLQATTIKADAVVAKDGSGDYKTVSEAVNAASGGRFVIYVKAGVYEEKIHTKKDGITLIGDGKYSTIITWDDSVAKGASMPGSATFTVTGDGFIARDIGFQNTAGPQGEQALALYISSDRSVLYRCSIVGYQDTLYAYALRQFYRECDIYGTIDFIFGNAAAVFQSCDLVLRRHKGYNAILANGRSDPGQKTGFSVQNCRIIPSSDFSPVKHSYSSYLGRPWKQYSRAIVMESTIDDVIAPQGWVEWPGAGGSSLKTLYFAEYANGGPGAGLGKRVQWPGFHVIGADEAVEFTVSNFIAGTSWLPSTGVTFVSGLH encoded by the exons ATGTTGAAGTTTGTGGTAGTGTTTTGGGCACTGGGAGGGGCCTCGGTGTTAGGGGCAGGGCAAGCCAATGATAGCTACCAAATTTATGTTCAAAAGGAATGCAGCTTTACTAGATATCCCAGCATATGTGTTCAAACCATGATGGGGTCTGGTTTAGGGCATGTTGATATAATGTTGGCTCTTGCAAACAAGACCATATCTGAGACCATGTTGGCCACCTTCGAGTTTGTCAACTTCAGCTCCCAATTCAAATTGGGAGGCAAACTTGGAGCCTGTGAACCTCAACGTGTTCATTCCGTCAAAG ACTATTATTGTGAAGAGCTCATGAACATGTCCTTGAAGCGGCTAGACCAATCCCTATTGGCACTCAAACAATCTCCAAGGAAAAACAAGCATGACATCCAAGCATGGCTCAGTGCTGCGTTGACCTTCCAAGACACTTGCAAAGACTACGCTTCTGGTCAAATTTCCAAGCGCATAGACAACGCTTCTCAGTTGGTAAGTAACCTATTAGCTCTCGTCAACCGTATCACAAGTAACCATACGACAACGGTCACAAATCACCGTAGTGTTGACCAAGGGCTTTTTGCCAAATGGGTATCGCAAAGGGACCGGAAACTACTTCAGGCAACCACCATAAAAGCTGATGCCGTGGTTGCCAAAGATGGATCGGGTGACTACAAAACTGTATCGGAAGCCGTCAATGCAGCTTCCGGGGGCCGGTTTGTGATTTATGTAAAGGCAGGGGTTTATGAGGAGAAGATTCACACTAAAAAAGATGGTATTACGTTGATAGGAGATGGAAAATATTCCACTATTATTACTTGGGATGATAGCGTTGCCAAAGGTGCCTCCATGCCTGGCTCAGCTACTTTCA CCGTAACAGGAGATGGGTTTATTGCTAGGGATATAGGGTTCCAAAACACAGCAGGCCCTCAAGGAGAGCAAGCCTTGGCTCTCTACATCTCTTCTGATCGCTCAGTTCTCTACAGGTGTAGCATTGTTGGCTACCAAGACACTCTCTATGCCTATGCCCTCCGTCAGTTCTACAGAGAATGTGACATCTATGGCACAATAGACTTCATCTTTGGCAACGCTGCTGCTGTGTTTCAGAGTTGTGATCTGGTGCTACGCAGGCACAAGGGCTACAATGCAATTCTGGCAAATGGTAGGTCTGATCCTGGACAAAAAACTGGGTTCTCGGTCCAAAACTGTAGGATCATACCCAGCTCGGACTTCTCTCCAGTTAAGCATTCCTACAGCTCGTATTTGGGGAGGCCATGGAAGCAATACTCTAGAGCCATCGTCATGGAATCAACCATAGACGACGTGATTGCACCCCAAGGCTGGGTGGAGTGGCCTGGGGCTGGAGGATCCAGCCTCAAGACACTGTACTTCGCGGAGTATGCGAATGGGGGGCCGGGGGCCGGATTGGGCAAAAGGGTGCAATGGCCTGGGTTTCACGTGATTGGAGCTGATGAGGCTGTTGAGTTTActgtttctaattttattgCTGGGACTTCATGGCTGCCTTCTACTGGAGTCACTTTCGTTTCTGGCCTCCATTGA
- the LOC18771342 gene encoding probable pectinesterase/pectinesterase inhibitor 12, whose amino-acid sequence MASSIVKVLQLLCIIFFSTTCSALHNSSSSSSSTNATNFNPNLSSIRSFCKSTPYPDVCFDSLKLSISINISPNIITYLLQSLQVAISEAGKLSDLFYKAGRYSNIVEKQKGAIQDCKELHQITLSSLQRSVSRVRAGNTKKLNDARAYLSAALTNKNTCLEGLDSASGPMKPALVNSLTSTYKYVSNSLSVISKPGAPKGGTNRHLLAVPTWMSRKDRRILESSGDKYDPSEVLTVAADGTGNFTTITDAVNFAPNNSYDRTIIYVKEGVYVENVEIPSYKTNIVLLGDGRDITVITGNRSVVDGWTTFRSATLAVSGEGFLARDITFENTAGPEKHQAVALRVNADFAAIYKCIINGYQDTLYVHSFRQFYRECDIFGTIDYIFGNAAVIFQGCDIVSKMPMPGQFTVITAQSRDTADEDTGISIQNCSIVATDDLYSNSSIVKSYLGRPWRVFSRTVYLESYIGDFIDPTGWRQWSGDLGLDTLYYGEYENYGPGSGTENRVKWTGYHIMEYYDAANFTVSEFIIGDEWLQATSFPYDDGI is encoded by the exons ATGGCTTCCTCCATTGTAAAAGTGTTGCAGCTCCTCTGCATAATCTTCTTCTCAACAACCTGCAGTGCTCTccacaattcttcttcttcttcttcttccacaaATGCTACTAATTTTAATCCCAACTTGTCTTCAATAAGATCATTCTGCAAGTCCACTCCATACCCAGATGTATGCTTTGACTCATTGAAACTTTCAATCTCAATAAACATCAGTCCTAACATCATAACCTACCTCCTCCAGTCTCTCCAAGTTGCGATATCCGAAGCCGGGAAGCTTTCTGATCTTTTCTACAAGGCTGGACGGTACTCAAATATCGTTGAGAAGCAAAAGGGAGCTATCCAGGATTGTAAGGAGCTTCACCAAATCACACTCTCTTCTCTACAAAGATCCGTCTCTCGGGTTCGAGCAGGCAACACCAAGAAACTAAATGATGCAAGAGCTTACCTCAGTGCTGCTCTTACAAACAAGAACACATGCTTGGAAGGCTTGGATTCTGCTTCTGGCCCTATGAAGCCGGCTCTAGTAAATTCCTTAACTAGTACATACAAGTATGTTAGCAATTCTCTCTCAGTTATCTCAAAGCCAGGGGCTCCAAAAGGCGGCACAAACCGGCATCTCTTGGCTGTTCCAACATGGATGTCAAGGAAAGATCGCCGGATCCTGGAGAGCTCTGGCGACAAATATGATCCAAGTGAAGTCCTAACAGTTGCAGCAGATGGGACTGGGAACTTTACCACCATCACTGATGCTGTTAATTTTGCTCCAAATAATAGTTATGATAGAACAATCATCTATGTCAAGGAAGGCGTTTATGTTGAAAATGTGGAAATCCCAAGCTACAAGACCAACATTGTTCTTCTTGGAGATGGAAGAGACATCACTGTCATAACTGGTAACAGAAGTGTAGTTGATGGCTGGACCACATTCAGATCTGCAACCCTag CTGTTTCTGGAGAGGGGTTTCTGGCAAGAGATATAACATTTGAGAACACAGCTGGACCAGAAAAGCACCAAGCTGTTGCTCTCAGAGTGAATGCAGACTTTGCTGCAATCTACAAGTGCATCATCAATGGCTACCAGGACACGTTGTATGTCCACTCTTTCAGACAATTTTACAGAGAGTGTGACATATTTGGGACCATAGATTATATATTTGGCAATGCAGCAGTGATATTCCAAGGATGTGATATTGTATCCAAGATGCCAATGCCGGGACAGTTCACGGTCATCACAGCACAATCCAGAGACACAGCAGATGAAGACACAGGAATCTCCATACAGAATTGTTCAATTGTGGCCACTGATGACTTGTACTCAAACTCCAGCATTGTCAAAAGCTACCTAGGGCGGCCATGGAGGGTGTTCTCTAGGACAGTGTACCTagagtcctacattggtgacTTTATTGACCCAACTGGGTGGAGACAGTGGTCTGGGGATCTAGGGTTGGACACTTTGTACTATGGAGAGTATGAAAATTATGGGCCTGGTTCAGGGACAGAAAATAGGGTTAAGTGGACTGGATATCATATTATGGAATATTATGATGCAGCAAACTTCACAGTATCAGAGTTTATTATTGGTGATGAATGGCTGCAGGCCACTTCATTTCCTTATGATGATGGCATCTGA
- the LOC18770784 gene encoding DNA repair protein RAD51 homolog isoform X1, whose amino-acid sequence MEQQSNQKTAQQQDEHEEMQHGPVPVEQLQTSGIASIDVKKLKDAGLCTVEAVAYSPRKDLLQIKGISEAKVDKIIEAASKLVPLGFTSASQLHAQRLEIIQITSGSRELDKILEGGIETGSITEIYGEFRSGKTQLCHTLCVTCQLPLDQGGGEGKAMYIDAEGTFRPQRLLQIAERFGLNGADVLENVAYARAYNTDHQSRLLLEAASMMVETRFALMIVDSATALYRTDFSGRGELSARQMHLAKFLRSLQKLADEFGVAVVITNQVVAQVDGSAIFAGPQVKPIGGNIMAHASTTRLAVRKGRGEERICKVISSPCLAEAEARFQISPEGVTDVKD is encoded by the exons ATGGAGCAACAGAGCAACCAGAAGACGGCCCAACAACAAGATGAACACGAAGAAATGCAGCACGGCCCTGTCCCCGTTGAACAACTTCAG acATCAGGCATAGCTTCCATTGATGTAAAGAAGCTCAAAGATGCGGGTCTTTGCACAGTTGAAGCTGTTGCATACTCTCCAAGAAAGGATCTTCTGCAGATCAAAGGAATCAGCGAAGCTAAAGTTGACAAGATCATTGAAGCAG CATCCAAACTTGTGCCTTTGGGTTTTACTAGTGCTAGTCAGCTCCACGCTCAGAGACTCGAAATCATTCAGATTACTTCCGGATCAAGAGAACTTGATAAGATATTGGAGG GAGGAATCGAGACTGGATCTATTACTGAGATATATGGTGAGTTCCGTTCTGGAAAGACCCAGCTGTGTCACACGCTTTGTGTCACTTGCCAA CTCCCATTGGATCAAGGAGGTGGTGAGGGAAAAGCAATGTACATTGATGCTGAGGGTACTTTCAGGCCACAGAGACTCTTACAGATAGCAGAGAG gtttggactcaatggTGCTGATGTCTTGGAGAATGTGGCATATGCTAGAGCTTATAACACGGACCATCAGTCAAGGCTCTTGCTTGAAGCAGCTTCCATGATGGTAGAAACAAG GTTTGCTCTCATGATAGTAGATAGTGCTACAGCCCTCTACAGAACAGATTTCTCAGGAAGAGGAGAACTTTCAGCCCGGCAAATGCATCTTGCAAAGTTTCTACGGAGCCTACAGAAGTTAGCAGATGAG TTCGGTGTGGCTGTTGTTATCACAAATCAAGTAGTTGCACAAGTGGATGGTTCTGCAATCTTTGCCGGGCCTCAAGTTAAGCCTATTGGTGGTAACATCATGGCGCATGCTTCCACAACAAG GCTTGCTGTCCGGAAAGGAAGAGGCGAGGAGCGGATCTGTAAAGTAATAAGTTCTCCTTGTCTGGCTGAGGCCGAAGCACGGTTTCAGATCTCTCCGGAAGGTGTCACTGATGTCAAGGACTAA